The following proteins are encoded in a genomic region of Bacillus sp. FJAT-22090:
- the truA gene encoding tRNA pseudouridine(38-40) synthase TruA, which produces MRLKAIVSYDGSGFSGYQVQPGKRTVQLELERVLGIMHKGESVKVVASGRTDAGVHATGQVIHFDSSLTLPMERWRTALNVQLPGDIRILSVEQVQDDFHARYNATGKTYRYIWSLNDVQSPFERNYSVHVERYKPNVELMKEAAVYLLGTHDFSSFCASNTSVKDFVRTIHFIHLEVEKESNQLHMVINGNGFLYNMVRIIAGTLWEIAIGKKSVEEMRDIVNSCDRKRAGKTAPAHGLYLENVEYFS; this is translated from the coding sequence GTGAGGTTAAAAGCAATTGTCAGTTATGATGGAAGTGGATTTTCCGGGTATCAGGTTCAACCGGGAAAGCGCACAGTACAACTGGAGCTAGAACGTGTTCTTGGAATCATGCATAAGGGAGAATCCGTAAAAGTAGTTGCAAGTGGGCGTACAGATGCTGGAGTTCATGCTACTGGACAAGTTATTCATTTCGATAGTTCGCTAACGTTACCAATGGAAAGATGGCGAACAGCATTGAATGTACAACTTCCAGGAGATATTCGCATTTTATCGGTAGAACAAGTTCAAGATGATTTCCACGCAAGATATAATGCTACAGGGAAAACCTATCGCTATATTTGGTCATTAAATGATGTGCAAAGCCCCTTTGAACGCAATTATTCAGTCCATGTTGAGCGATATAAACCTAATGTGGAGCTAATGAAAGAGGCTGCAGTTTATTTGTTGGGAACGCACGATTTTTCAAGTTTTTGCGCTTCTAATACTAGTGTAAAAGATTTTGTAAGAACTATTCATTTCATCCATTTAGAAGTAGAAAAAGAGTCTAATCAATTGCATATGGTGATTAACGGAAATGGATTTTTATATAATATGGTTCGCATTATTGCAGGAACTTTATGGGAAATTGCAATCGGTAAAAAAAGTGTGGAGGAGATGCGGGACATAGTTAATTCTTGTGATCGAAAGAGAGCAGGAAAAACCGCGCCAGCACACGGTTTATACCTAGAAAATGTGGAGTATTTCTCATGA
- a CDS encoding energy-coupling factor transporter transmembrane component T family protein: protein MLEKMIFGRYIPGDSFIHRLDARAKLIFVFLFIAIVFIANNWITYGILLVFTFLIIRMSKIRLYFLINGLKPVVILIIFTFLLHLIFTREGDIIFHWKFISIYEEGLRQGIFISIRFFVLVILTSILTLTTTPISITDALETLLNPLKKWKLPVHELALMMSISLRFIPTLMDETDKIMKAQMARGSDMTTGSMKERMNAVVPLLIPLFVSAFKRAEDLATAMEVRGYKGGEGRTRYRKLEWETRDTISILSLVLLAGILVYFRS, encoded by the coding sequence ATGCTAGAGAAAATGATATTCGGTCGCTATATACCGGGAGATTCTTTTATACACCGGTTAGATGCTCGGGCTAAATTGATCTTTGTCTTTTTATTTATTGCTATCGTTTTTATTGCGAATAACTGGATTACTTATGGTATTTTGCTTGTGTTTACATTTTTAATTATCCGTATGTCCAAGATTCGCCTATACTTTTTAATAAATGGATTGAAGCCAGTTGTTATACTAATCATTTTCACGTTTTTATTACATTTAATATTTACACGTGAAGGTGACATCATTTTTCACTGGAAGTTTATATCTATTTATGAGGAAGGTTTACGACAAGGGATATTTATTTCTATACGTTTTTTCGTATTAGTAATATTAACATCGATTCTAACGCTCACTACTACCCCTATATCGATTACAGATGCATTAGAGACATTATTGAACCCTTTAAAGAAATGGAAGCTCCCAGTGCATGAATTAGCGCTAATGATGTCAATCTCGCTAAGATTCATCCCAACATTAATGGATGAAACAGATAAAATCATGAAAGCACAAATGGCGAGAGGATCTGATATGACGACTGGAAGTATGAAGGAAAGAATGAATGCCGTTGTTCCACTTCTCATTCCGTTATTTGTGAGTGCCTTTAAACGTGCAGAGGATTTAGCTACAGCAATGGAAGTACGAGGATACAAAGGTGGAGAGGGTAGGACAAGATATCGCAAGTTAGAATGGGAAACGCGAGATACGATTAGTATACTGTCACTTGTTCTCTTAGCTGGAATTCTTGTTTATTTTAGAAGTTAG
- a CDS encoding energy-coupling factor ABC transporter ATP-binding protein: protein MDIILQQVSYAYAKNTPFEKRALFNVDLHIPSGSYQAIIGHTGSGKSTILQHLNALLTPTEGSIKIGDVEVKPEKKNKQLRQVRQKVGIVFQFPEHQLFDETVLKDIMFGPMNFGVSEEEAKRRAIELVKLLGLPDEVLEKSPFDLSGGQMRRVAIAGVLAMNPEVLVLDEPTAGLDPRGRKEIMELFYKLHKEKGLTTVLVTHSMEDAARYADRIAIMHNGKCVLEGLPNEIFDNEERLTDYRLELPQSVKFQKKIEKMTGKKLPSICLTEESLAEELAQMIKKEREV, encoded by the coding sequence ATGGACATCATACTTCAACAAGTAAGCTATGCTTATGCAAAAAATACACCTTTTGAAAAACGAGCGTTGTTTAATGTAGATCTACATATACCTTCAGGCAGCTATCAAGCAATCATTGGGCACACGGGTTCCGGTAAATCAACTATTTTGCAACATTTAAATGCATTACTAACACCTACGGAAGGCTCTATTAAAATTGGAGATGTCGAAGTAAAACCTGAAAAGAAAAACAAACAACTAAGACAAGTTAGACAAAAAGTAGGTATTGTCTTTCAATTTCCAGAGCATCAATTATTTGATGAAACGGTGTTAAAAGATATTATGTTTGGTCCCATGAACTTTGGTGTATCAGAAGAGGAAGCAAAAAGACGTGCAATAGAATTAGTAAAGCTGCTAGGACTCCCTGATGAGGTATTAGAGAAATCACCTTTTGATCTATCAGGAGGACAAATGCGCAGGGTGGCAATCGCTGGGGTACTTGCGATGAATCCAGAAGTATTAGTACTAGATGAGCCAACAGCTGGATTGGACCCAAGAGGACGAAAAGAAATAATGGAATTATTTTATAAGCTTCATAAAGAAAAAGGTTTGACGACTGTTTTGGTAACACATAGCATGGAGGATGCAGCGAGATATGCTGATCGTATTGCTATTATGCATAATGGTAAGTGTGTATTAGAAGGTTTACCAAATGAAATTTTTGATAACGAAGAGCGCTTAACAGATTATCGCTTGGAATTACCTCAAAGTGTTAAATTTCAAAAAAAGATAGAGAAGATGACAGGAAAAAAACTGCCTTCAATATGCTTAACTGAAGAATCCTTGGCAGAAGAGCTTGCGCAAATGATTAAAAAGGAGCGTGAGGTTTAA